The DNA segment GAACGAACAGTAGCATCTTCTGCTTGTAACTGTCGCACACGTTCCCAAGCCCGCATATATTCAATGCGACGAATGGAAAGAGTTAGCTGACCATCTTCGTTTTCATCGGTGAGGATGAAAAATTCTCTGGTTTCGTTTGATTGTAAAACTTCTTCCGGGGCATCGACCCGGTTAATAGACATTTCTTGTATGGGTATGTAGGCTGCTGTTTTAGCGCCTATGTCAATCAGAGCGCCGCGCGGCTCTATACTGAATACTGTACCTGGGACAATATCCCCAGGGCTGAAGTGATAATCATACTTGTCAAGTAGAGCAGCGAAATCTTCGTGAGTGAATCCAATTTCTGTAGCGGTTAAGTTCTGATTGACCATGCTAATTTGTTCCTGGTTCTAGTCTCCGTAAGGGTTGTGGCATAGGCGTGATGTATATGCTAAGGCACTAGGCGGGAGGTACACCTACATCTTTTTTTTATCCTAGCGCAGAAAAGCTAGTATTAACACATATTAACTTCTAGATAGAATATTCTATCACATATTCTAGAAATTTTTTATTTATTCATTCGTTAATTTTGGGAATTTCATCCTTCAAAGGTATTGACAAAAGTAGATATCCGCCGCTACCACCATTGGTAACAGCGGATAACAGGTTTAGATGCTCTTAAATCTCTGGTAAGAGCAGTCTATTTTTCTTCTTTCTTTTCGATGCGGGGTGGTTCGCGGAATGCGATCGCAAAGAAAAGAACTCCTATGGCCAGAGCCAAAATCAAGATGTATGCAACGCTTTCCATATTAAAAGCTCCTGCCTAACCAGCCTATAAAGATAGTTTATCAGTCTATGAGATGAGGTTTTGAGGATGGGGTGTGAGAGAAATTATTTCCCAGTCCCCACTCCCCAATTCCCTAAAATTAAAGAGCTTCCTTCCGGCGGGTAGATTTGTCACCCACTTTCTGGAATAGACCCCATTCAACTTGTTCTTCAAGGTCAGCATCAACACCAGCAAAAACGTCTCGGTAGATTGTCCGAGAACCATGCCAGAGATGACCAAAGAAGAATAGCAACGCAAATACAGCGTGTCCAAAGGTAAACCAACCTCTGGGGCTAGTGCGGAATACACCGTCAGAATTCAAGGTTTCGCGGTCAAAATCAAAGATTTCGCCACCTTGAGCCTTACGGGCATACTTCTTCACATCAGCTGGATCTGTAAAGGTTTGACCATTCAGGTCACCACCATAGAAGCTGACGGTTACACCAGTTTGTTCAAAGCTGTACTTAGATTCTGCCCGACGGAAAGGAATATCAGCTCGGATAATTCCATCCGCATCGGTCAAGATAACTGGGAAGGTTTCAAAGAAGTTGGGGAGACGACGCACGGTCAATTCTCTGCCTTTAGCATCTGTGAATACTGCGTGACCTTGCCAAGATTGGGCGATACCATCACCCTTGACCATAGGCCCAGTCCGGAACAGACCGCCTTTAGCGGGGCTATTACCGACGTAATCATAGAAAGCCAGTTTTTCGGGAATTTCTGCCCAAGCTTCTGCACGGGTTGCACCGTCAGCGATGCTACTTTGGACACGACGCTCAATTTCCTGAGTGAAGTAGCCTTGATCCCACTGATAACGAGTAGGGCCAAAGAGTTCAATTGGAGTTGTCGCGTTACCGTACCACATCGTACCAGCAACAATGAAGGCTGCGAAGAATACCGCAGCAATACTGCTAGAAAGTACGGTTTCAATGTTCCCCATCCGCAGAGCTTTGTATAGCCGTTCGGGAGGTCTAACTGTGAGGTGGAATAAACCAGCAATAATGCCAACAACGCCTGCGGCGATATGGTGAGCAACAACGCCACCAGGATTGAATGGGTCGAACCCAGCCGGTCCCCATTCTGGTGCTACTGCTTGGATGCTACCAGTGACTCCGTAGGCATCAGTGACCCACATACCTGGGCCAAATAGTCCGGTGAGGTGAAAAGCACCAAAGCCAAAACAAAGTAAACCAGATAAGAACAGGTGAATGCCAAACATTTTTGGCAAGTCTAAAGCAGGTTCACCAGTACGAGGATCTCTAAAGAGTTCCAAATCCCAGTAAACCCAGTGCCATACAGCAGCTAGGAATAATAAACCAGAAAGAACAATGTGAGCGGCGGCTACACCTTCAAACGACCAGAAACCAGGGTCGCTAGCGGCGCTACCAGTTACGACGCTCCAGCCACCCCAAGATTCGGTAACACCTAAACGGGACATGAAAGGCAGGACGAACATTCCTTGCCGCCACATCGGGTTAAGAACCGGATCACTGGGGTCATAAATAGCTAGTTCGTACAGTGCCATTGAACCAGCCCAGCCTGCTACTAAGGCTGTGTGCATCAAGTGTACAGAAATCAACCGACCTGGATCATTCAGAACGACTGTGTGTACTCGGTACCAGGGTAGTCCCATCGACTACGCTCCTCCTCGATGAATTATGTTTACAA comes from the Nodularia sp. NIES-3585 genome and includes:
- a CDS encoding photosystem II reaction center protein T, producing MESVAYILILALAIGVLFFAIAFREPPRIEKKEEK
- the psbB gene encoding photosystem II chlorophyll-binding protein CP47, translating into MGLPWYRVHTVVLNDPGRLISVHLMHTALVAGWAGSMALYELAIYDPSDPVLNPMWRQGMFVLPFMSRLGVTESWGGWSVVTGSAASDPGFWSFEGVAAAHIVLSGLLFLAAVWHWVYWDLELFRDPRTGEPALDLPKMFGIHLFLSGLLCFGFGAFHLTGLFGPGMWVTDAYGVTGSIQAVAPEWGPAGFDPFNPGGVVAHHIAAGVVGIIAGLFHLTVRPPERLYKALRMGNIETVLSSSIAAVFFAAFIVAGTMWYGNATTPIELFGPTRYQWDQGYFTQEIERRVQSSIADGATRAEAWAEIPEKLAFYDYVGNSPAKGGLFRTGPMVKGDGIAQSWQGHAVFTDAKGRELTVRRLPNFFETFPVILTDADGIIRADIPFRRAESKYSFEQTGVTVSFYGGDLNGQTFTDPADVKKYARKAQGGEIFDFDRETLNSDGVFRTSPRGWFTFGHAVFALLFFFGHLWHGSRTIYRDVFAGVDADLEEQVEWGLFQKVGDKSTRRKEAL